One Littorina saxatilis isolate snail1 linkage group LG14, US_GU_Lsax_2.0, whole genome shotgun sequence genomic region harbors:
- the LOC138947269 gene encoding uncharacterized protein isoform X2: protein MEEKHNQSKEFLWISQWSVSLLVVMLSAHVITASLCLLWSLIPPHCATPVQSGSSEVNINEASQQLVKDVRTLTAQAKHGMAVELIRQNVLELQSDASDLILQFPGKVSECETSSVIKMAATGSGSHETLTLLLADNQLALSSDVGPNLAAIVFGTKATVSIAQKASEVITALVSAANNNNNNNNNDNDVAEVSLGNGWSLVPETGLQWQSSNGHVSFNPTPTSNKGVGNESKRRKRRKAVTKNPFSILIDSSYSQNNGFAASLDLQHQFNGGQRNFGGSFSDSSGWEFSAGVKFTF, encoded by the exons ATGGAGGAAAAACACAATCAATCAAAAGA GTTCCTTTGGATATCGCAGTGGTCAGTCAGCCTCCTCGTGGTCATGTTGTCCGCACATGTAATCACTGCTTCACTCTGCCTACTCTGGAGTCTGATACCACCACACTGCGCCACG ccAGTCCAATCTGGTTCCAGTGAGGTTAACATCAACGAGGCATCCCAACAGCTGGTCAAGGATGTCCGTACACTGACCGCACAGGCTAAACATG GAATGGCAGTTGAGTTGATCCGTCAGAATGTCCTTGAACTTCAATCCGATGCCTCTGACCTCATTCTGCAATTTCCGGGAAAAG TGTCTGAATGTGAGACAAGTTCGGTGATCAAGATGGCCGCCACCGGAAGCGGAAGCCATGAGACGCTTACCCTTCTACTTGCTGACA ATCAGCTGGCTCTCTCAAGTGATGTGGGCCCTAACCTCGCGGCCATCGTGTTCGGAACAAAAGCTACAGTTTCCATTGCGCAGAAAGCTA GCGAGGTCATCACAGCACTTGTGTCTgcagccaacaacaacaacaacaacaacaacaacgacaacgatgTAGCAGAGGTATCTCTTGGCAACGGATGGAGCCTGGTGCCGGAAACCGGTCTACAGTGGCAAAGCAGCAACGGCCACGTTAGCTTCAACCCAACACCCACAAGCAACAAAGGCGTTGGGAACGAGTCgaaacgcagaaaaagaagaaaagcggTGACAAAGAATCCCTTTAGTATTTTAATTGACTCCTCTTACAGTCAGAACAACGGCTTCGCAGCGAGTCTTGATCTCCAGCATCAGTTCAACGGTGGTCAGAGGAATTTTGGCGGATCTTTTAGTGATTCGAGCGGTTGGGAGTTCAGTGCAGGTGTTAAGTTCACTTTCTAG
- the LOC138947269 gene encoding uncharacterized protein isoform X1: MEEKHNQSKEFLWISQWSVSLLVVMLSAHVITASLCLLWSLIPPHCATPVQSGSSEVNINEASQQLVKDVRTLTAQAKHGMAVELIRQNVLELQSDASDLILQFPGKVSECETSSVIKMAATGSGSHETLTLLLADSALGVLSGRLSLSLSLLGRLAQQLEDQLALSSDVGPNLAAIVFGTKATVSIAQKASEVITALVSAANNNNNNNNNDNDVAEVSLGNGWSLVPETGLQWQSSNGHVSFNPTPTSNKGVGNESKRRKRRKAVTKNPFSILIDSSYSQNNGFAASLDLQHQFNGGQRNFGGSFSDSSGWEFSAGVKFTF, translated from the exons ATGGAGGAAAAACACAATCAATCAAAAGA GTTCCTTTGGATATCGCAGTGGTCAGTCAGCCTCCTCGTGGTCATGTTGTCCGCACATGTAATCACTGCTTCACTCTGCCTACTCTGGAGTCTGATACCACCACACTGCGCCACG ccAGTCCAATCTGGTTCCAGTGAGGTTAACATCAACGAGGCATCCCAACAGCTGGTCAAGGATGTCCGTACACTGACCGCACAGGCTAAACATG GAATGGCAGTTGAGTTGATCCGTCAGAATGTCCTTGAACTTCAATCCGATGCCTCTGACCTCATTCTGCAATTTCCGGGAAAAG TGTCTGAATGTGAGACAAGTTCGGTGATCAAGATGGCCGCCACCGGAAGCGGAAGCCATGAGACGCTTACCCTTCTACTTGCTGACA GTGCCCTAGGTGTACTTAGCGGacgactgtctctgtctctctccctactGGGACGTCTCGCGCAACAACTTGAAG ATCAGCTGGCTCTCTCAAGTGATGTGGGCCCTAACCTCGCGGCCATCGTGTTCGGAACAAAAGCTACAGTTTCCATTGCGCAGAAAGCTA GCGAGGTCATCACAGCACTTGTGTCTgcagccaacaacaacaacaacaacaacaacaacgacaacgatgTAGCAGAGGTATCTCTTGGCAACGGATGGAGCCTGGTGCCGGAAACCGGTCTACAGTGGCAAAGCAGCAACGGCCACGTTAGCTTCAACCCAACACCCACAAGCAACAAAGGCGTTGGGAACGAGTCgaaacgcagaaaaagaagaaaagcggTGACAAAGAATCCCTTTAGTATTTTAATTGACTCCTCTTACAGTCAGAACAACGGCTTCGCAGCGAGTCTTGATCTCCAGCATCAGTTCAACGGTGGTCAGAGGAATTTTGGCGGATCTTTTAGTGATTCGAGCGGTTGGGAGTTCAGTGCAGGTGTTAAGTTCACTTTCTAG